The Drosophila biarmipes strain raj3 chromosome X, RU_DBia_V1.1, whole genome shotgun sequence genome includes the window GTTAGAGTGGAGGGGCTCTGGGCGGCCAGCTGCACACCTAGATAGACGGACGGACGTATTACCCGGCGCCAGAACGAGCCGAGTCGCAGGCGGAGCGGTCCTTGCCTCGCCATCCGCACCCGAGCACAGCCCCACAAGCAAGCGTACATGCATATGTATTTTCTGTTAACGattctattaaattatttaattgtacTGCTAAgcgtttacattttaattgttatgtTGTAGTAtacacaataaataaaacagacaaaaaaaaaacgaagaaaGGCGGAGGAGAGGTTATCGAGTCGGCGACCGATAGCCCTAGATGTGCTTGGAGCAGTCGTAGGATCGCTCGCAGCAGGCGGGGAACTCGCGGTTGACGTTCACGAAGTCGCGCTGCTTGCAGCCCTTGGGCGGAGCGACGGCGGCGCAGGTCTGGATGGTCACATGGCTGTCCGGGTGGCACTCGGCCCTGGCGCAGGGCAGGTTGGGCGCCTTGCCGACCTGTCCGGGCGACATGATGGTGTTGGAGTCCAGCACACACTTGCCGGGATGGTCTGCGGCGGGAGTAGGAGTATCACGTGAGTAAAAACATATTAACGATTTCAATACTTTAATTTGGATATCCCCTTGAAAATCTTTCAAACCTAAGTTTTTATGATTTCTGGACTTGTAAATAGTTAAGAAATTAAACTTTGAAATCATTAAAAACAGTTAAGGTGAATTACTTtgttaaagatttaaattttttggaaGATATATCCatctaaaaatgtatttttataagttagatatagttttatatttttggtaatgATGATTAAATGCACCGCAAAAAAAGTCATagtcaattttaaattattaaatataggTTTGGCGTATTAAATGATTGCAATCAAAAtcattacttttaaaatgattaaaagATTAAAGTGTACTCTAAATTTAatcattattaaaaatattactttaaaatgatttgcTTATATGTAATACCACATatccaaatattaaaatctttaatataaaaattaaactgtAAAGTATAGATCTATACTCTAAATgattagtttaaaaataattgcacaattccaaatatgaaatataGAAATGAAATACAGAAATATAGAAATCTCTACCCCAAAGGTAAGCCTTATTAAACCGCAACTTTCTGTATTTCTTTTCGGTGTACAGGAAATACCACTTACCGGGATTGGCCAGTTTTACCCGAGCGACAGCCGCCTGGGCTCCTTGGCCTGCGAGGATGACGGCGAGGCAGGCGAGGAGGGCGGCGACAACGGCGAAGTGCGACATGCTGCTTGGACGGATGTGGTGGGCTCTGGTGCTGGTGATCTCCGGGAACTGTGGATCTCGATGCTATCGACTGGGATGCTGGTCCGCAAGTGCTGTTGTCTGAGCCCCGGGCGCAATGTTTTATACGCAGCCGGGACGCCGGCGGTTATCAGAAGCCAAAGCCCCGGAGCGAGGCGCTTATCCGCCGGCTCAGCTGCCAGCGACGGCGACTTGACCTTGTCCAACGCTCGGGGCGAGCTCCTTTTCCGATTCCCAGTCGCCGGCCGCCCTGTTTGGCCgctttttacttttgttttttattccgCTTCCCTGCGGTTCATTGAGTACTTAATTACTTCAACTTGCTCATGCACAGGCATACACACGCgtgtgtatttattattattttttattgacggTGGGGAAGCTTATCACGtttctcgttt containing:
- the LOC108036011 gene encoding uncharacterized protein LOC108036011, coding for MSHFAVVAALLACLAVILAGQGAQAAVARVKLANPDHPGKCVLDSNTIMSPGQVGKAPNLPCARAECHPDSHVTIQTCAAVAPPKGCKQRDFVNVNREFPACCERSYDCSKHI